One part of the Desulfonema ishimotonii genome encodes these proteins:
- a CDS encoding cobalamin B12-binding domain-containing protein, with amino-acid sequence MAIQDIFQSVIGFDEAKVKELTQKEVDGGAAIDTILNEGLISAMDEVGAKFSAGDLFVPEMLMAAQAMKGGLEILKPLLADGATESKGTIVIGTVKGDLHDIGKNLVSMMMEGAGFEVVDLGVDVDSDKFVQAVKENNAGVVALSALLTTTMPAMEATVKAIREAGITVKTIVGGAPVTQAFAEQINADGYSDDAPSAVELARKLMAA; translated from the coding sequence ATGGCAATTCAGGATATTTTTCAGTCGGTTATCGGTTTTGATGAGGCAAAGGTCAAAGAGCTGACCCAGAAGGAAGTAGACGGCGGCGCAGCCATTGACACCATTCTCAACGAAGGCCTGATCTCCGCAATGGACGAGGTGGGGGCAAAATTTTCCGCAGGAGATCTGTTCGTGCCGGAGATGCTGATGGCTGCCCAGGCCATGAAGGGCGGGCTGGAAATCCTGAAACCGCTGCTGGCGGACGGGGCCACCGAGTCCAAGGGTACCATCGTCATCGGCACGGTCAAGGGCGACCTGCACGACATCGGCAAGAATCTGGTTTCCATGATGATGGAAGGGGCCGGTTTCGAGGTCGTGGATCTGGGTGTTGACGTGGATTCGGATAAATTTGTCCAGGCCGTTAAGGAGAACAATGCGGGAGTTGTGGCCCTGTCAGCCCTGCTGACCACCACCATGCCCGCAATGGAGGCCACTGTCAAAGCCATCAGAGAGGCCGGTATTACCGTTAAAACCATCGTGGGCGGCGCGCCCGTGACCCAGGCATTTGCGGAACAGATCAACGCGGACGGCTACAGCGATGACGCCCCCAGCGCGGTTGAACTGGCCCGGAAGCTGATGGCTGCATAA
- a CDS encoding methyltetrahydrofolate cobalamin methyltransferase, whose product MIIIGELINASRKAIGAAIEAQDADVIKKVATDQAEAGANYIDVNAGIFVGKEPEYLKWLTQTVQEVTDVPCAIDSPDPKAIEAALEVHKGTPMINSISLEKDRYDNLMPVVAGTDYKVIALCMSDDGMPETVEDRLKIADELVNGLVKNNVKVENIFVDPLVQPMSVNNQFGVEFVNSVEAIMTRFPGIHTACGLSNISYGLPARKFMNQTFMVMAISKGLDGAIMNPLDSKMIANIIAAEALAGKDNFCMNYLKAFRAGKFEM is encoded by the coding sequence ATGATCATTATCGGAGAACTGATTAACGCAAGCCGCAAGGCCATCGGCGCGGCAATCGAGGCACAGGATGCGGATGTCATTAAAAAAGTCGCCACGGATCAGGCCGAGGCAGGCGCAAACTATATTGATGTGAACGCAGGCATTTTCGTGGGCAAAGAGCCGGAATACCTGAAATGGCTGACACAGACCGTTCAGGAGGTCACGGATGTCCCCTGCGCCATTGACAGCCCGGACCCGAAAGCCATCGAAGCCGCGCTCGAAGTCCACAAGGGCACGCCCATGATCAACTCCATTTCGCTGGAAAAAGACCGGTACGACAACCTGATGCCGGTGGTTGCGGGCACGGACTACAAGGTAATTGCGCTGTGCATGAGCGACGACGGGATGCCGGAAACCGTGGAAGACCGCCTGAAAATCGCGGACGAGCTGGTAAACGGTCTGGTGAAAAACAATGTGAAGGTGGAAAACATCTTCGTGGACCCGCTGGTCCAGCCCATGTCCGTCAACAACCAGTTCGGCGTGGAGTTTGTCAATTCCGTGGAGGCCATTATGACGCGCTTTCCCGGCATCCACACGGCCTGCGGCCTGTCCAACATCTCCTACGGCCTGCCCGCACGGAAATTCATGAACCAGACCTTCATGGTCATGGCCATTTCAAAGGGGCTGGACGGGGCCATCATGAATCCGCTGGACAGCAAGATGATCGCCAACATCATCGCGGCCGAGGCGCTTGCGGGAAAAGACAATTTCTGCATGAACTACCTGAAGGCGTTCCGGGCCGGAAAGTTTGAGATGTAG
- a CDS encoding BCCT family transporter, giving the protein MTNPAEGQPDWLVFGLSGGFILLFVIVSLTNIELVTKLVDAAFAFANNYFGAVWQVLLLAIWVISVILAFSKYGSVRMGNLDTPEVSTFRWISMIMCALLAGGGVFWSTAEPMYHFLSVPPTFPGIESATRQAVAPALAQCHLHWGFLAWGILGTLATIVLMYVVHDKNMPLKPRALLYPILGEKGVRSFWGTIADASAIVAVAAGTIGPIGFLGLQLSYALQAILGIPDVYSSQLGVITVITVIFTAAAATGIYKGINFLSQFNVKLAISLMAFIMIIGPGRFIFDAFLSSFGLYIQDFVRISLFRDDTKWLGWWTVFYWGWFMGYGPMMAIFTARISRGRTIREIILAVAIIAPIVTNFWFSVLGGAGIHYELLNPGSVSTALNESGLPAALIAIVNQLPMANIIIYAFILLVVLFLVTTGAGMTFSIAVSVTGEETPPIWVRVFWGVMMGAMAAILIAIGDGGIKALQSFIIVTAIPVGFFLVPMLWAGPKYAAALYKAQNQGDTNPVGAKAAGKTSAAVN; this is encoded by the coding sequence AAACTGGTGGATGCGGCCTTTGCGTTTGCCAATAATTACTTCGGGGCCGTCTGGCAGGTGCTGCTGCTGGCCATCTGGGTGATATCAGTCATTCTGGCATTTTCCAAATACGGGTCCGTGCGCATGGGAAATCTGGATACACCGGAGGTCAGCACATTCAGATGGATCTCCATGATCATGTGCGCGCTTCTGGCAGGGGGCGGCGTTTTCTGGTCCACGGCGGAACCCATGTATCACTTCCTGTCGGTGCCGCCCACATTCCCCGGCATTGAATCGGCCACCCGGCAGGCCGTGGCCCCGGCATTGGCCCAGTGCCACCTTCACTGGGGATTCCTGGCCTGGGGAATACTGGGAACCCTGGCGACCATCGTGCTCATGTATGTGGTGCATGACAAAAACATGCCGCTGAAGCCCAGGGCCCTGCTGTACCCGATCCTGGGGGAAAAAGGGGTCAGGAGTTTCTGGGGAACCATTGCCGATGCCTCCGCTATTGTTGCCGTTGCCGCCGGAACCATCGGCCCCATCGGCTTTCTGGGATTGCAGCTGAGCTATGCCCTTCAGGCCATCCTCGGCATTCCCGATGTCTACAGCAGCCAGCTGGGCGTTATCACCGTCATTACCGTCATTTTCACGGCCGCAGCCGCCACGGGCATCTATAAGGGTATCAATTTCCTAAGCCAGTTCAACGTAAAACTGGCCATCTCCCTGATGGCCTTCATCATGATCATCGGACCGGGCCGGTTCATTTTCGACGCCTTTCTCTCATCCTTCGGCCTCTACATTCAGGACTTTGTCCGCATCAGCCTTTTCCGGGACGACACCAAATGGCTGGGCTGGTGGACCGTTTTCTACTGGGGCTGGTTCATGGGATACGGTCCCATGATGGCCATTTTCACGGCCCGCATCTCCCGTGGCCGCACCATCCGCGAAATCATACTGGCCGTGGCCATCATCGCGCCCATCGTCACCAACTTCTGGTTTTCAGTGCTGGGCGGGGCCGGTATCCACTATGAGCTTCTGAATCCCGGATCGGTTTCCACGGCCCTGAACGAGTCGGGACTGCCTGCGGCCCTGATCGCCATTGTCAACCAGCTTCCCATGGCGAACATCATCATCTACGCCTTTATCCTGCTGGTGGTCCTGTTTCTGGTTACGACCGGCGCGGGCATGACCTTCAGCATTGCCGTGTCCGTGACGGGCGAAGAGACGCCGCCCATATGGGTCCGGGTTTTCTGGGGCGTGATGATGGGGGCAATGGCGGCCATACTGATCGCCATCGGTGATGGCGGTATCAAGGCATTGCAGTCCTTTATCATCGTGACGGCCATCCCGGTGGGATTTTTCCTGGTCCCCATGCTCTGGGCAGGTCCGAAATATGCCGCAGCGCTGTATAAGGCCCAGAACCAGGGCGATACGAACCCCGTCGGGGCCAAGGCTGCCGGAAAAACCTCGGCAGCCGTCAACTGA
- a CDS encoding benzoate/H(+) symporter BenE family transporter gives MSDIAIRKTGVIERSAGILEGIRDLPRHLNTATISAGLVAAIFGCSGPALIVMNSAMGANYTTEQTISWLFSVYFFGGVLSLILALKYKQPITGAWSIPIAVMLGTTLSFFTIQQAAGAYFIAGIIVLLLGFSGLIGKVMNWVPIPIVMGMIAGAMIKFGTGIISSLESLPLSCGAALGGYLLFTKISKKIPPILGALVMGIAAAALTGNLDLGGADYTFVLPRLFVPEFSLDAFLSISVPTAILVMGAENAQATGVLITEGYKPPINFMTVVSGIGGICTSFFGGPNANIAGPMTAICSSDAAGQDREGRYAATVVNGILFGGFGLIASVAVVFIKNIPRPLIGIVAGLAMIGVLTQAFEFAFSKGKFKVGAFFALVIAMSGLTIAKISAPFWALVGGVVISLIIEPQDFRQDQEK, from the coding sequence ATGTCAGACATCGCAATACGTAAAACAGGCGTGATCGAAAGATCTGCCGGAATCCTGGAGGGCATCCGGGATTTGCCCAGACATCTGAATACGGCCACCATCAGCGCCGGACTGGTGGCCGCCATTTTCGGATGCTCCGGGCCGGCCCTGATCGTTATGAATTCGGCCATGGGGGCCAACTATACCACGGAACAGACCATATCCTGGCTCTTTTCCGTCTATTTTTTCGGCGGCGTGCTGAGTCTTATTCTCGCATTGAAGTACAAACAGCCCATTACCGGAGCCTGGTCCATTCCCATTGCCGTCATGCTCGGGACCACGCTCTCCTTTTTCACGATTCAGCAGGCGGCCGGGGCATATTTCATTGCCGGGATCATTGTATTGCTGCTCGGATTCTCCGGGCTGATCGGGAAGGTGATGAACTGGGTGCCGATTCCCATTGTCATGGGGATGATCGCCGGGGCCATGATCAAATTCGGCACGGGCATCATCTCCTCCCTTGAATCTCTGCCGCTCAGTTGCGGCGCGGCCCTGGGGGGTTATCTGCTGTTTACGAAGATTTCCAAAAAGATTCCGCCCATCCTGGGGGCGCTGGTTATGGGAATTGCGGCAGCCGCTCTGACCGGAAATCTGGATCTGGGGGGCGCGGATTACACCTTTGTTCTGCCCCGGTTGTTTGTCCCCGAATTCTCGCTGGATGCCTTTCTTTCCATCAGCGTTCCCACGGCAATACTCGTCATGGGGGCTGAAAACGCCCAGGCCACCGGCGTTCTGATCACCGAGGGATATAAGCCGCCCATCAATTTCATGACAGTGGTCAGCGGCATCGGCGGCATCTGCACCTCTTTTTTCGGGGGGCCCAACGCCAATATCGCAGGCCCCATGACAGCCATCTGTTCTTCTGACGCGGCAGGACAGGACAGGGAGGGCCGGTACGCGGCCACGGTCGTTAACGGCATTCTGTTCGGCGGATTCGGCCTGATCGCCTCTGTTGCGGTGGTGTTCATTAAAAATATTCCCAGGCCGCTCATCGGAATTGTGGCCGGGCTTGCCATGATCGGCGTTCTGACCCAGGCATTTGAGTTTGCCTTTTCAAAGGGAAAGTTCAAAGTCGGCGCCTTTTTTGCGCTGGTGATCGCCATGTCCGGCCTGACCATCGCAAAGATCAGCGCGCCGTTCTGGGCACTGGTGGGCGGGGTGGTGATTTCCCTGATCATCGAGCCGCAGGACTTCAGGCAGGATCAGGAAAAATAG